The window TGATCTCGATCGGCCTTTCGGCGACCGACGCGGTTGGCCACACCTTCGGCACCGAAGGCCCCGAAAGCTGCGGGCAGGTAATGCATGTCGACGCGCTGCTCGGCACCTTCTTCACCAAGCTGAACGCCGCAAAGATCCCCTATGTCGTAGTGCTGACCGCCGATCATGGCGGGCATGACCTGCCCGAACGCAACCAGATCCACGGCCTGCCGTCGGACACGCGCGTCGATCCGGACAAGTCGCCCAAGGTCGTCGATACGGCGATCACCCAGGCGCTCAAGCTCGACGGCGTGACCGTCTATGGCGGCGGCAGCTTCGGCGATTTCTACATCTCCAAGGGCCTGTCCGACGCGAACCGCAAGCGCGCGATCGAAGCGACCAAGACCCGACTGTCGGCCGATCCGCAGGTCGGCGCGGTGTTCACGGCGGAGGATTTCGTGGGCTACAAGCCGACGACGATGCCCGTGACCGAATGGACCCTGCTCGATCGCGCGGCCGCGAGCTATCATCCCGGCCGGTCGGGCGACCTGATCGTGCTGCTCAAGCCGAACGTGGTGCCGATCCCCGATCCTTCGCGCGGTTCGGTCGCGACGCACGGCAGCCCGTGGGACTATGATCGCCGCGTGCCGATCCTGTTCTGGTGGCCGAACGCGCATGGGTTCGAACAGCCCAACCCGGTCGAAACGGTCGACATCCTGCCGACCCTCGCCGCGCTGATCGGCTTGCCGATCACAACCCCGGAAATCGACGGCCGCTGCCTCGACCTCGACGCGAGTGCGGCGGACAGCTGCAAGCGGTAACGCCCAGATCCTCCCCCGGAGGGGGAGGTGGCAGTCCGTAGGACTGACGGAGGGGTATTGGCCGGCAGCAATGCGCCAAGCCTCGAGTACCCCTCCACCGGCTGCGCCGGTCCCCCTCCCCCTCCGGGGGAGGATTTAGTTACGCCGCTACCTCGACATAAATCCGGCCCGCGCCGTGGCTGTCGGCCCACGCGAGGCCCGCAGTCAGTGCCTCGTCGAAGCTGGGATACCATTCGGGGCCGATCAGGAAGACCTGCGCCTTCGTGGGGCCGTGGATCTTTTCGATCTGGCCGCTGAAGCCGAACTGGCCATCCTCCTCGACGATCGCGACATAGTCCGAACTTTCGGGGGGCTGCGCGCCGCGATCCAGCTTCACGATCTCCACGGCCGTCCTCCTACCCCAAAATCCTGTCGCGCACCGCCGCCAGAACGCGACGTATATCGCGTTTCAGGCTTGGCGGTTCGGCGCCCTCCGCGCCACGATATTCGGTGATGCGCGGGCTGACCACATTGCGTTCGATCCGCATCGGCGATTTGGTCCAGTCCGACACCAGGGCGGCGGGCCAGGTGATGCCCGGCGCCTGATGCGCGCGATTACCGACGACGGCGAGGCCCGCCGAAGGATTGTCGCGCGATTCCGCGCCGACCGCGACGAACGCCGAATGGTTTTCCTTGTCGTGGCCCTGCACGAAGATGTTGCGCTGGATCGTGCCGGTCGCACCCGCCGGCAAATCGATCATGTAATTGGTGGTGTGGCCGCGCGTGTCATCGAAGCTGCTGTCGCTGATCGCGATGCGGGCCGCGCGGCTTTTCACATAATGGCCGCCGCGCCCGCGTTCGAAGCGGCTGCGCGTCACCGTCACACTTTTATAGTGCCCGATATAAATTGAATGCGCGCAGGCGAGATCGCGATCGCAGCGGCCGAGGCCCGCAAAGGTCGATCGATCGATGCGGATATCGGCCTGAGGATCGCTGTTGCCGAGGATGCCTTGTTCGGAATCGCGGAAGATGCTGTTGCTGACGCTGAGCGGCCCCTTTTCTGCCCTGATCCCCGCCGCATTGCCGTCGCTGACGCCCAGCCGGCGGAAGACCAGCCCTTCGACCACCGCGCCGCGCCCGCGCAGGACGAGGGTCGCCTTGTCCTCGCACGTTGCGCCTTCGAAGATCGTCTTACCGGGAACGGCGCCGCGATAGGTGATGCGGCCCGCGCTCTGCACCGCGCAGTCGCGGTGGACGCCGGGCGCGATCAGGATCGTCGCGTCGCCATCGCCTGCCGCGTCGACAGCGGCCTGCAGCCGATCGAAGCCCTGCCCGGCCGGCAGCAAAGTATAAGTCGCGGCGCCCACGGGGGACGCCGCCACCAACAGGGACAGGACGAACGAACGGATCATCGAGCCTCTATGCGAAGACCCGGCCAACGATCGATCAGAAGACGAGTTTCGCAAGCCCGTAAAATGCCGCGGCGATCAGGCCGGCGGCCGGCAGCGTCACCACCCACGCGACGACGATGCTGCTCGCCACGTTCCAGCGCACCGCCGACAGGCGCCGCGCCGCGCCCACGCCAACGATCGCGCCGGTGATCGTGTGCGTGGTAGATACCGGGACGCCCAGCCAGGTGAAGCCGAACAAAGTGATCGCGCCGCCCGTTTCCGCGCAGAAGCCTTGCGCCGGGGTGAGGCGGGTGATCTTCGACCCCATCGTGTGGACGATCTTCCATCCGCCCGCGAGCGTGCCGAGGCCCATCGCCGCCTGACACGAGATCACGACCCAGAAGGGAACGTCGAAATCGCCGCTGAGCAGGCCCTGCGAATAGAGCAGCACGGTGATGATCCCCATCGTCTTCTGCGCATCATTGCCGCCGTGGCCGAGCGAGTAGAGCGAGGCGGAGACGAGCTGAAGCTTGCGGAACCTTTTGTCGACCGCGAGCGGGGTCATGCCCAAAGTCGTCCAGGCGAGCATCAGGACGAGCATCAGCGCGAGGCCCAAACCCAGAGCGGGCGAGATCACGATCGCCGACACCGTCTTGAGCACGCCGCTCCACACCACTGCTGCCGAGCCCGCCTTGGCGACGCCCGCGCCCAGCAGGCCACCGATCAGCGCGTGGCTGGACGAGGACGGAATGCCCAGCACCCAGGTGATGACGTTCCAGATGATCGCGCCCATCAGCGCGCCGAAGATCACATAAGCATCGACGATATCAGCGACGACGATCCCCTTCCCCACCGTCTGCGCGACGTGGAGGCCGAAGAACATGAAGGCGATGAAGTTGAAGAAGGCCGCCCAGAGCACCGCATATTGCGGGCGCAGGACGCGCGTCGACACGATCGTGGCGATCGAATTGGCCGCGTCGTGCAGGCCGTTCAGGAAATCGAACAGCAACGCGATCGCGATCAGCGCATAAAGCGCGGTCAGGGAAATCATCATGTCCCTGACCCCTTATGCGTGATCGATGACGAGACCCTGGATCTCGTTGGCGACATCTTCGAATCGATCGACGATGCGTTCCAGATGGCTGTAGATTTCGCGGCCGACGACGAAGCCCAACGCATCGCTGCCTTCGCTGGCCTTGAACAGCGCCTTGATGCCGTCGTCGTGGATCTCGTCGGCATGGCCTTCGAGCTGGATCAGCCGTTCGGTCAGCGAATGGAGCCGCGCCGAATTGGGGCCGAGCGAGCGGAGCAGCGGGATCGCCTCCGCCGTGACGCGCGCGGCCTCCACGATGATGCCGCTCATGTCGCGCATCTGCGTTTCGAAGCTGGTGACTTCGTACAGCTCGATCGCCTTGGCGGTCTTGTTCATCTGATCGATCGCGTCGTCCATCACGCCGATCAGCCCGGTGATTGCGCTGCGATCGAACGGGGTGACGAAGATGCGGCGCACGTCCTGCAGAACGTCGCGCGTGATATCGTCGGCATCATGCTCACGATCCACGATCGTCTTGATGTGCGCCGGAATGTCCTTGCCCTGCAGTAGCAGCGCGAGCGCCTCGGCCCCCGCCACCAGCAGAGCCGAATGTGATTCAAACTGTTCGAAAAAACGCCCCTGGGAAGGCATCAACGCCTGGAACCAGCGCAGCATCGGGATCACCTCGCTCAAACGTGACCGCACGACCGGCACCATCCGCTGTGCGACACCCGGCGTGGGCGGCGGTATCCGGAAGGTAGCGATCAGCGTCTTGAGTTCCGGCTCGTCCACTGCGGACGCGCCTTCGTCAAGCGAGAACCACCGTATTTGTCTTTCGTTACGTTCCGGCCAATCGTTCGCCTGGAACAGAAATTTGAGCGGGAAAACGTCGACGGTCGCCTGTTTCACCGATCCGTTGCGCCGCCTTTTTCCATAGGCAAAGCTTCCCAACGCCGTGGGACAAGGGATTCCCCGGACGCCCGCCTCTTCATAGGCTTCCTGCGCCGCCGCCTCATGAGGGGCAAAGCCGCGCATTCTGTTGCCCTTGGGAACGATCCACCGACGTGTCTCACGCGACGTGATCAGCAACACCTCCGCCCGTCCATCAGTCCCGATTCGGTAGGGCAAGGCGGCGATCTGGCGTATGGTGATTCCCTTCTGGCGGCTCAGCCCCTAGGCGATTCGCCGCCCCGTGTCTGTAATAAAAATGTCATAATCATTACCCAGCCCGCCGCGCGATCGCATCGAGCGACAAGGCGCGCACCGTCGGCCAGGTATGATCCGCGCCGCCATCCTGCATCGCCAGCCACGCGGCGCTCAGAACGCCCAGCCCAAGCGTGCCCGCAAGCCCGCCGATCTTGTGGCCGATCCGGGCCTTGTCTCCACCCTGATCGACCAGTTCCACCGCCTCGGCCAGCGAGACGTAGAAGCGATCGAACATCGTTGCCGCCTGCTGCGCACCCAGCAGCGCCTCGAGCGTCTGGCGGGTCCGCTTGGGCGCCTTTCCGTCGTGCAGCCACTGGCGCAGGGTGGCGGCGGATTCGACGATGCCGAAGGGCTTGGCGAGCACGCCGTCCATGCCCGCCGCCACGAAACGATCGGCGTCACGCGATTTGCCGAGCGTCGTGAAGGCGATGATCGGCACCTCGATCGCCCATCCGCCGCGCGACCGGATCGCCGCCGTCGCCTTGTATCCGTCGATCCCCGGCATCTCCACATCCATCAGGATCAGCGCATATTGTTTCGTATCCAGCCACGCGGGCAGATCGGCGGCATTCGCCACATGATCGAGACGATGGCCCATCGACGCCGCAAGCGCCGACATGATCTGCGCATAGGCGGGTTCATCGTCCACAAGGAGTATTACGGAGTTTTCCTCGGACGTTGGCATGGGCCAGAACCTTCCTGTTAGTATATCCTACGCCCCGGAGAGGCGTTTCCGTTACGGAGTTCCCCGGTGCGGAATCAAGCGGCGAGTATAACGTGACACTTGGACGCATTTTGATCGCCGACGATCACCCGTTGATCAACGAAGGAATTCAGATCGCGCTCCGTGTGCATCATCCGGGCTATGTCGTCGACGTGGCCGGATCGATCGCCGATGCGGAGGTGATGATCCAGCAGCATAATGACTATCGTCTGCTCCTGCTGGATTACGAACTGCCTGACAGCAATGGTTTCAACGGCTTTTTCAAACTGCAGCACTTGCTGGGCCGCGTGCCGATCGCCATCATTTCGGCGCATGACAGCAAGCAGATCCTGTCGGCGGCGCGCGCGGTGGGCGCATCGGGCTTCATATCGAAGCGGCAGCCGCTGGACGTCATCGTCGCCGCGATCGGCACCGTGCTGCGCGGGGGAAGCTCCTTCCCGCCTATCGATGCGAGCGCGGACGACGCCGAACAGCTTCGCAAGCGGATCGAAAGCCTCTCCAACGCGCAGCGGCGCGTGCTGATGGCGCTGGCGCATGGCGACCTGAACAAGCAGATTGCGGCCGAACTGGGCGTGACCGAGGCGACGATCAAGGCGCACCTTTCGGCCATCTTCCGCAAGCTGGGCGTCACCAACCGGACCCAGGCGATCCTGATGGTCCGCCCCCTTACAGGTGCCATGCCGTGAGACGACGCGGTCCCGTACGTCCAACCTGGCTTCAGATCATTGCACTCGCCGCGCTGGGGCCGATCGTCCTGGCGGCGATGGCGGCGTGGCTGGCCGGCGAATATAGCCGCTCCGAAGAGAGCCGCGCATTGACGCAGCAGTCCTACGAGCATCGCCGCGATATCGAGCAACTCTTCTCGCTGGTGCAGGACGCAGAGACGGGTCAACGCGGCTATATCGTCAGCGGCAGTCGCAGCTTCCTGCAGCCCTATGAGGATGCCCGCGCGCGCCTGCCCGCGCAGATCGACAAGATGCGGAGCAGCCATCCCAGGAGTGACGAGAAAGCCGGAGAGCAGCAACTCGCCGACCTGATCGGAATCAAGCTGGCCGAGATGCAGCAGGTGATCGAGCTGCGCGACCGCGAAGGCTTCGCCCCCGCGCGCGACCGGCTGTCCGAGGGCACTGGCAAACGCCTGATGGATCAAATCCGCGATCAGACCCACAAGCTGATCGCAGATGAAAGCCGCCTGCTCGAAACGAGCGTGCGCGAAAATGCAGAGCGGGTTCGGACAACGCTGCACATCATCTGGCTGGTGATCGCCGCCATCGCGGTCGGCATGGCGATTTCGGGCTATATGGTCGGGCAGAGCCGGCGGCTGCGCAACGAACTCGCGCTCGACGCCGCGGACGCCGCCGCGCGCCAGCAGGCGATCTTCAACAGCGTCAGCGATGCGATCATCCTGATCAACCCCAGCGGCAGCATCGACACGATCAATCCGGCGGCGGAATCGATGTTCGGCTATCGCACCGAACAGCTCCTGCGCCGCGACATATCGACGCTGGTAGAACTGGCGCCGGGCGAAGGCAGCTTCCTCGACCGGATCGGCTATCGCGACGGCGTGCTGGAAAACAAAGCCCGCATGGACCTGACCGGGCACACGTCGAATGGCGAGCCGATCGCGCTCGACGTCGTGTTGGGCGTGATGCAGCTGCCCGACGGAACCCATATCGTCGCCGCGCTGCGCGATGCCTCCGCGCGCAAGGAGGTCGAACGGCTCAAGGACGACTTCATCTCCACCGTCAGCCACGAGCTGCGCACGCCGTTGACGTCGGTTTTGGGATCGCTCAGCCTGTTGCGCGGCGGCGCGGCGGGCGATCTGCCGCCGCCCGCGCAGCGGCTGGCCGAAATTGCCGAAAATAATTGCCAGCGGCTGATCCGCCTGATCAACGACATCCTCGACATCGATCAGCTGCGCACTGGCAAGCTCGCCTTCGACACCGCGACGATCGACCTGCGCGATGTCGGCACCCGCGCCGCGCAGGCGATGAACGGGCTGGCCGAACGCAAGAACATTCGCATCGCGACCGACCTTACTGATGCGCCCGCGACCGTGAACGCCGACGTCGAACGGCTGGTGCAGGTGACGACCAACCTGCTGTCCAACGCGATCAAATATTCGCCCGACGGATCAACGATCGACCTGGCCGTGACCGAGGACAAGGATCGTTACGTCGTGCAGGTGACCGACAAGGGGCCCGGCATCGCGCCCGAATTCGCACCGCACATCTTCGGCCGCTTCGCGCAGGGCGCACAGCCCGAGGCGAAGATGATCGCGGGGACCGGCCTCGGCCTCGCCATCTCGCGCGAAATCGTCCTCCATCATGGCGGCGAGATCTGGTTCGAAAATGTCGAGGGCGCGGGCGCGCGCTTCGCCTTCTCGATCCCGATCCTGGCCGATGCCGCCGATCGCGCGCGCAACCGCTTCTACCGCATCCTGGTGTGCGAGGATGACGCCGACGTGGGCGAAACGGTGCGCACGATGCTGGCCAGCAAGGGCTATGACAGCGATCTGGCGCCCAGCGTGCAGGAGGCCGCGAGCCTGGCGCGCACCAACCGTTACGACGTCATCCTTCTCGACATGACCCTGTCGGACGCGGACGGCGCGGACGTGCTGCGCGCGCTGCATGTCGGCCCGAACGACGGCGAACGCCGCCAGCCGGTGATCGTCATTTCGGGCGCGCCGCCCAGCCGCGAGGTGGAGGAGATCGACACCGCCGACATCGTCGACTGGCTGCGCAAGCCGTTCGACGCCAACCGCCTGATCAACTCGGTCGAACGCGCGCTCGATCGTGCGGGCCGCGATCTGCCGCTGGTCCTGCATGTCGACGATGATGGCGACACCCGCGAACTGTTCGTCCGCGCGATGGCGGGACATGGCCGCGTCGTGACCGCGCACAGCATTTCGGAGGCGACCGGGCTGCTCGAACGCTATCCGCCCGATCTGGTCGTGCTCGACCTCGGCCTGCCCGACGGCAATGGCGCGAGCATGCTGCCGAAGCTGATCGACGCCGCCGGCGATCGTCTGCCGATCGTGGTCTATACCGCGCAGGATGTGGACGAGACCGTTCGCAACCATGTCGACGCGGTGCTGGTCAAATCGCGCCGGTCGCTGCCCGATCTGGTCGCTGCGGTGAACGAGATAATGGCAAAGCGGAAGGAAGCGGCATGACATCGATCCTCTATGTCGACGATGAGCCGGATATCCGCCTGATCGTCGAAATGTCGCTGAAGCTGAAGCCCGAGCTGACCGTGCGCACCGCGGAATCGGGCGAACAGGCGCTCGCCATCCTGATCGACGAGGGATGGAAGCCCGATCTGGCGATGATCGACGTGATGATGCCGGGCCTGACCGGTCCCGACGTCCTGGCCCGGCTGAAGGCGAACCCCGACACCGCCAACCTGCCCGTCGTCTTCGTCACCGCCCGCGCCCGGCCGCAGGATATCGACGATTATATCGCGCAAGGGGCGAAGGGCGTGATCACCAAGCCGTTCGATCCGATCGGCCTGGGCGATCAGGTGATGGGGCTGATCCCGGCCTGATCCTCACTTATCCTCCCCCGCCAGGGGGAGGTGGCGCCGAAGGCGACGGAGGGGGAGGACGCGAGACTTCTGCTGAGCCGCCGCCCTCCCCCTCCGTCAGCTTGCGCTGACACCTCCCCCTGGCGGGGGAGGATTGAGTGTGGTTAATCGTAGCGCCTTTGTTGCAGTCGGTCTCCCGACTGCCACATCGCGACATTCACGCGTGACCTGCGCGCTGCATCGCACTCTCCTGACATTGGGAGAGTCACATGCACGATCACGACCGCGGCCTTGCCTTCGATCTCGACACGATTTCGCGCCAGATCGTCGAGCGGCGGCGATTGCTCGGATGGTTTGCGGGCGCGGGCGCGACCGCATTGCTGACCGGCTGTGGCGGGGGCAGCAGCAGTTCGACCGAGACCGCATCGAGCACGACGACGAGCAGCACGACCACCAGCACCTCGACGACGACCGGCACTACCACCACGACCACGTCGACCAGCACCGGCCAGTGCGTCGCCGATGCCGCCGAAACCGCCGGCCCCTACCCCGCCGACGGCACCAATTCGGCCAGCGGATCGACCAGCAACGTGCTGACCAGCAGCGGGATCGTGCGGTCCGATATCCGATCGAGCTTCATCAGTTCGACAACGGTGGCGAGCGGGGTGCTGCTCACCATCACGCTCACCGTCGTCAACGTGAACGCCAGCTGCGCGCCGCTGTCGGGCTATGCCGTCTATCTGTGGCACTGCAATGTCGACGGCAATTATTCGCTCTACACCGTGCCGGGCGAAAGCTATCTGCGCGGGGTGCAGGTGACCAATTCGGCCGGGCAGGTGACGTTCACCACCATCTTCCCCGCCTGCTATGACGGCCGCTATCCCCACATGCATTTCGAGGTGTTCACGAGCCTCTCGGCCGCCACAAGCGGGCGCGCGGCGACGCTGACGTCGCAGTTCGCCATGCCGCGCGATGTGTGCAGCACGGTCTATGCGGGCAGCAGCCTCTACAGCAGCAGCGTATCGCGCCTCGCCGCCGTCACCACCACGAACGACAACGTGTTCGGCGACAATAGCAGCGCGCAGATCGCGGCGATGACTCCCTCGCTCACGGGCAGCATTTCGGCGGGTTATACGGGCACGGTGACGATTGGCGTTTCGGTCTGAAACTGCCTCCGTAAGACCCCGTAGTCACACGACTTTCGTCGAACCGAAGATCCGTCGGCAAGGTTTCGTTTACTCTGGCCGCCCAAGGCTGTCCGACATGGACGACAGGGGCGCATTCGAACGGCTGGCGGAGCATCAGCGCAAAATTCTCGGCATCCTCGACGATGCCGAGGCGCTGGCTCTGCATGGCACCGCCGACGATGCCTATTGCGTGGGGCAGAAGCGTTGGGAGCTGCTGCGCGCCGTCACCAACTATCAATATCACAAGCATGCCGAGGTCTTCGATCCGATGATCGCGCGCGGCATGCCCGATCAGATCCGCAAGGCGAAGGAACTCAAGGCGAACTGCACGAAGCTGGGCAACGAATTCCGCGCCTATGTCGCGCGCTGGACGCAGAGCGGGGTGTGCGACTGGCAGGTGTACAAGCCCGAGGCGCTGGAACTGATCAAGGCGATGCGGCTGCACATGGCGCGCGAGGCCCGCGCGATCGCGATGTTGATGGGCGAAACCGCCTATACCCGGCCGATCGCGCTCGCCGTCTGAGGATGCGCGTCGAGCGCGATACGCTCGGCCTGCTCGATCGCGGCGACCAGATCCTGCGCTGAGGTCCGCGCCGGGGCGGCCGTGTCGGTCAGCAGCACGAACTCGACATTCATCGGCTTGGGCGACATGCGCTGGCTGCTGACACGGTAGCGTTTGTAGCCCTGCACGAAGACGCTGGTGTCGCCGCGCGCGACGCAGGCCGCGACCATGTCCGCCACCGCGATATTGCCGTCGGTCGAATAACTCGTCGCGATCCAGCGCGCGTCGATCGCGCCCACCAGTGCCCGATAGGCGGCGAGCGCCTGCCCGCGATGATTATAGGCGCTGCGCCGCTCGCTACGCCAATCGGTGCGGATCGCCGATTTGCTGCCGCGCCCCTCGATCTTGGCACTGAGTAGCGGGCGATCGTCGAGCGCGATCGAGTTCAGCACATGATAGTTCGATCCATAGGGATGCTGGTTGTAGGGCGGATCGAGATAGACGAAGTCGGCCGCCTCCCCCGCCAGCTTCGCCGCATCCATCGCGGTCGCGCGCGCGGCAAAGCCGTTGGCGTGGAAGATGGCGGGCCGCAGCGTCAGATCGGCCTTGATCCGGTGCAGCGCCGTCCCCGTCTGCCCGCCCCAGCCGCGGTGAAATCCCTTGAACACGCCCGAGACGTTGGCGACGTAGCACGCCTGATAGAGCAGGGGCGCGAGCAGGGCGTTGCGCTGCCCCGCCTCGAGCCGCTGGTCCTCGATCCACGCGCGGATCGCATCGATCCGCATCCCGTTGCGGCGCAGGTAGAACATGCGGTCGCGCGCCGGATCGGGATTATCGTCATCGTCGGGGCACAGATGCTTCGTCACCCAGCCTTCGACCGGCGGCAGATCGTTGAGCGTCGCGATCACCTCCTCATAGGCGCGGCCGCGATAATCGGGGGCGGCGTCGAGCGCGACATGCGCGCCGTTGATCGCGCCGGCATAAGGCTCCCAATCGTTCGCCGTGACGCGGAAGCCCAACGTCTTGGCAAAGCGCGAGACGACCCCGCTGCCCGCGAACAGATCGACGAAATGCGCGCCATGCCCCAGTTCGGCGGCCGCGATCGCCTCCCCGATCAGCGGCAGAAGCTTCCGCTTGTTCCCGATATACGGGATCAGCTGATTGAAGAGATAATCGTCGGTCCAGCGCGCGGCATGGGCGCGGGCGTCGTAGAGCATCAGCTACGGTAACTCGTATCGTCCTTGTCGAGCAAGCGGACCGCCGCCGCCCATTCGAGCTTCGCGCCCGTATAGCTGCCCATGCCGTCGGGATCGTTCGCCATCGCATAGATGCGCCGGCTCTCCTCGATCGCCTCGTCGCTGACTTTGTGGATCGGCGCGCCGCAGGCCATCGTGTCGATCTGCATCCGACAGGCGGTCTCGAGGCTCCACAGATTGACGTAGCATTGGGCGACGTCGCGCCCGCCCGCGATCAGGCCGTGGTTGCGCAGGATCATGTTGTTGGCGCTGCCCAGATTGGCGACCAGCCGGTCGCGCTCCTCCATGCGGAAGGCCGGCCCTTCATAATCGTGATAGCCAAGATCGCCCACGAAGCGCAGCGCGTTCTGGTTGATCGGCAACAGCCCGCACTCGAGGCTGGAAACCGCAACGCCCGCCCGCGTGTGGCTATGCGCGACGCAGTGGAGATCGGGCCGCGCGGCGTGGATCGCACTGTGGATCACCAGCCCCGCATAGTTGATCCCATAATCGTGCGGCGGCGGGAGAAGGATATTGCCGTCGAGGTCGATCTTGACCAGGCTCGATGCGGTCATTTCCGAATAGTCGAGCCCGAAGGCGTTGATCAGGAACGCCCC is drawn from Sphingomonas crocodyli and contains these coding sequences:
- a CDS encoding class II aldolase/adducin family protein, with amino-acid sequence MIDIRAQVSEAEWAARIELAAFYRIIHRLGMTDMIYNHVTLKVPGEEGAFLINAFGLDYSEMTASSLVKIDLDGNILLPPPHDYGINYAGLVIHSAIHAARPDLHCVAHSHTRAGVAVSSLECGLLPINQNALRFVGDLGYHDYEGPAFRMEERDRLVANLGSANNMILRNHGLIAGGRDVAQCYVNLWSLETACRMQIDTMACGAPIHKVSDEAIEESRRIYAMANDPDGMGSYTGAKLEWAAAVRLLDKDDTSYRS